From the Ralstonia wenshanensis genome, the window CCGCCCCATGCCCTTGAGCGCCTGGCCCAGGCCCTGCACGGAGCCTCCCTGTTTCAGGTCTTCCCGCATGGCGGCCATCATCATGCCGGGCTTCTGCTGTTGCGCCTGTTGCTTGGCCGGCGGGGCCTTCATCTCGGTGGAGCGGAATAGTTGATCGAGAAACTGCTTGCGCCTCAGCAGTGTGTTCGAGTTGATCCAGGCATCGCCGCCGGGCCAGCCCTTGACGTTGGGCGGTGCCAGCAGGTTCTGCCCGAGCTGCGCGGACTTGATCGCAAACGGCGTCGGGTCGGTGTACTGCACGTTGAACTGCTTGAGCGTGCCGACAATCATCTCTACCGGCGACTTCACCAGCGTCGCGCGCGATTGCGGAGCCCAGAACGCCGGCGTCAAGAACAGCCCGCGCAGCGCCACCTTGATGTCGTAGCCGCTTGCCCGAAACGCATCGGCCACCCGCTGGGCCTGTGCCACATCCACGTCCGGCGAAACGAACTCGTGCCAGAGCTTGGTGACGATAAAGTTCGCCGTCTCCGGCCGAGACAGCAGGATGTCAAGCATCTGGTCGCCGTCGTAATCGCCGCTCTGGCCGAACACCGTCTTCACGCCCGTGTCGTGAATCTGCGGCCGCCAGATGTAGGCGAAATCGTGCTCGCGGTCGATGCTCCAGCCCGTATAGGCGCGCGCCGCTTCCTTGATGTCCTGCTCGGTGTAATGGCCCTCGCCGAACGTGAACAGCTCCATCACCTCACGTGCGAAGTTCTCGTTCGGCTTGCCCTTGCGGCTTGCGGCGCCGTCCAGGTAAATCAGCATCGCCGGGTCTTTGCCGATGGCGTGCAGCATCGTGCCGAAATTGCCGACTGCGTTCTGGCGCAGCAGCACGTTCTGCCGGTACATCAACTGTGCGAACTGCACCTTCTGCGAACTGGAAACGAAATGGTTGTGCCAGAACAGCGTCATGCGCTCTGTCAGCGGCGACGGCGTCTTGATCATCTCGCCCATCCACCATGCGCGCAGTTCCAGCTCGTGCGCACCGTTCTTCTGGCGTGCCGCCTTGCGGGCGTCTTCGTCCGGGAGCTTGTTGTACGGGATGATCGGATCGTTCACCCAAGCGGGCGGCGCCTGCGTGGCAACAGTGCCCGTTTGAGCAAGGACGCGGTCGACAGCTTCGCGGTGCGTGAGCCCGGCGTAGGCGTCGAGCTCACTCTCGGAAGGCGCAAAGCCGATGCGGGTGAGGAAATAGCGCGCATCGTCGCGGTCCAGGCGCTGCTCGTCGGCGGCGGACGCCTTGGCTTGCGCGGTATGGCGATGTGGCGTGTTCTGCGTTGCCGCATGCGCGGTCTGCAGTGAAAGCGCGCCGGCGGCTGCCAGCGCCAAGAAGATCGTGGTGCTACGGATTCGCATGTCGGTCCCCCGAGACGACCCTACTGCTTTGCCGGGGCAGCGACTCGCGCGCCTTTCCTCGGCCCCCACCTAGCCGCCACGGTGGTAGATATCCCGCGTGACGTCATAGATGTTCTGACGCAATTGCCTGCGCTCTTCCGGAGACAGCTTGCGTTGCGGAGCCCCACGATCGGCATTCTCTCCACGGCGGTTCTCCATCGCAGCGGCGCGGCGGCTACGTTCCTCGCCCCCACGGCCGCGCGCCGGACCCTGTCCACCCTTCTTATCAGGCGCGCCGGCGTGCATCGCATGCCCGCCGCCGAAAAAGCCGCCGAATCCGCCAAAGCCACCGCGTTCACCGCGCGCGTGCGCCTGCGAGCCGGCCGCACAGAGGGCAAGAACACAGGTCAACAGCGCCGCGCGCCGCCGAGACATCACCGAGCGATTCGAAAAAGGAAGTTGAGAAGCCACGTCTTTGTTGCTGGAAACCGATGCGCCATGCATCATTGCGCGACAATCGATAACAGGCAACCGCATTGCACGCCAGTCCCCTCCGCGGGGGTCGACAGACCCCAAACCGTTGCGAGGAACTGCCAGAGCAGTGTAGCTGCGCGTCCTACAGACTGTTCGCGTGACTCGGTAAATAATGTAACCGTCTGTTTCAATTGGGCTTTTACTGCCTTCTGTTGTCCATTGGGCCCATGTTTTTGTCGTTACCATTAGCGCCATGGAAAATTCCGGTCAAAAGATTCTCGTCGTCGACGACGACCCCCGCCTGCGCGATCTGCTGCGCCGTTACCTCGGGGAACAGGGCTTCACCGTGCTGGTGGCAGAAAACGCCACGGCCATGAACAAACTCTGGCTGCGCGAGCGCTTCGACCTGCTCGTGCTCGACCTGATGATGCCGGGTGAAGACGGCCTGTCGATCTGCCGTCGCCTGCGCGGCGCAAACGATCAGACGCCGATCATCATGCTCACCGCCAAGGGCGAAGACGTCGACCGCATTGTCGGCCTCGAAATGGGCGCGGACGATTACCTGCCCAAGCCCTTCAACCCCCGCGAGCTGATCGCGCGCATTCACGCCGTGTTGCGCCGCCGCGGGCCGGCCGAAATCCCCGGTGCTCCGTCAGAGACGCCCGAAACCTTCGCGTTTGGCGATTTCGTACTCAACCTGGCCACGCGCACGCTCAAGAAAAACGACGAAGAGATCACCCTCACGACGGGCGAATTCTCCGTGCTCAAGGTGTTTGCGCGCCATCCGCGCCAACCCCTATCGCGCGAAAAGCTGATGGAAATGGCGCGCGGCCGTGAATACGAAGTGTTCGACCGCAGCCTGGACGTGCAGATTTCCCGGCTGCGCAAGCTGATCGAACCGGACGCCAGCAACCCCCGCTTCATCCAAACCGTGTGGGGCTTGGGCTACGTGTTCATTCCCGACGGCGCCAAGTAAGCATCCGAGCAACCCTTCTTTTCCGCATCCGACTTGCGCATTCCGCGTCCGGCCGCGTTGCGGCGTCTGCTGATCAGTGTGTTTGGTTCGCTGTTCTGGCGAACCTTCATGCTGATCGCATTGCTGATCGCGATCTCTCTGGGCGTGTGGTTCCAGAGCTTCCGTATTTTCGAGCGTGAGCCGCGCG encodes:
- a CDS encoding DUF1800 domain-containing protein; protein product: MRIRSTTIFLALAAAGALSLQTAHAATQNTPHRHTAQAKASAADEQRLDRDDARYFLTRIGFAPSESELDAYAGLTHREAVDRVLAQTGTVATQAPPAWVNDPIIPYNKLPDEDARKAARQKNGAHELELRAWWMGEMIKTPSPLTERMTLFWHNHFVSSSQKVQFAQLMYRQNVLLRQNAVGNFGTMLHAIGKDPAMLIYLDGAASRKGKPNENFAREVMELFTFGEGHYTEQDIKEAARAYTGWSIDREHDFAYIWRPQIHDTGVKTVFGQSGDYDGDQMLDILLSRPETANFIVTKLWHEFVSPDVDVAQAQRVADAFRASGYDIKVALRGLFLTPAFWAPQSRATLVKSPVEMIVGTLKQFNVQYTDPTPFAIKSAQLGQNLLAPPNVKGWPGGDAWINSNTLLRRKQFLDQLFRSTEMKAPPAKQQAQQQKPGMMMAAMREDLKQGGSVQGLGQALKGMGREGRFKLAQSQTMVSFNSDKWLAQFGADGDDPPQLAPRISIQRAVLPIEPTAPIPVKLAGTAYLRTLMMDPAYQLK
- the ompR gene encoding osmolarity response regulator transcription factor OmpR, with protein sequence MENSGQKILVVDDDPRLRDLLRRYLGEQGFTVLVAENATAMNKLWLRERFDLLVLDLMMPGEDGLSICRRLRGANDQTPIIMLTAKGEDVDRIVGLEMGADDYLPKPFNPRELIARIHAVLRRRGPAEIPGAPSETPETFAFGDFVLNLATRTLKKNDEEITLTTGEFSVLKVFARHPRQPLSREKLMEMARGREYEVFDRSLDVQISRLRKLIEPDASNPRFIQTVWGLGYVFIPDGAK